Proteins from a genomic interval of uncultured Methanocorpusculum sp.:
- a CDS encoding V-type ATP synthase subunit E family protein, whose product MGLEVVVDEIKAKGDREAATIKAAAEAQAQEIVNEANLRANEIRLSAEKDADTQADRIMIREVASANLVVKRDFLNAQKELLDKVYTSAAEEIANLPADVHAKAVRELLKEAAKQIKAGVVFTNARDEKAAKEAISGLKTLSGFTFGRITDIAGGVVVQSTDGQLTLDFSYQTFMGEVWETSLKDASEILFG is encoded by the coding sequence ATGGGACTTGAGGTAGTAGTAGACGAAATCAAAGCAAAGGGTGACCGAGAAGCTGCAACTATCAAAGCAGCAGCAGAGGCACAGGCACAAGAAATCGTCAACGAAGCAAACCTCCGTGCAAACGAGATCCGTCTCTCAGCCGAGAAAGACGCTGATACGCAGGCCGACCGGATCATGATCCGTGAAGTCGCAAGCGCCAATCTGGTCGTGAAACGTGATTTCTTAAACGCACAAAAGGAACTTCTTGACAAAGTCTACACCAGTGCAGCAGAGGAAATCGCTAACCTTCCGGCAGACGTACACGCAAAAGCCGTACGTGAACTCTTAAAAGAGGCTGCCAAGCAGATCAAAGCGGGTGTCGTTTTCACTAACGCACGCGACGAGAAGGCTGCAAAAGAGGCAATTAGCGGTTTAAAGACCCTGAGCGGATTTACGTTTGGAAGAATCACCGACATCGCCGGCGGTGTCGTTGTACAAAGTACCGATGGTCAGCTCACACTTGACTTCTCATACCAGACCTTTATGGGTGAAGTCTGGGAAACAAGTCTGAAAGATGCATCGGAGATATTGTTCGGATGA
- a CDS encoding V-type ATP synthase subunit C, whose translation MTEVMSGTAPYIYVSTRMRVRKAKLIPREEYLRMLNMGLTEFTRLIEEMEYKREIDELSASFKGVDLIENAMSWNLAKEYQRVIALAPGEMKGFTRDYLHKWDIQNILSILRGKELGFSDGKIRAVLVPAGALDASTLDRLVAESSVERIVEQLPVKQMSAILSEGLSEAIETHSFGKIENELYKYYYATLIKAARGGMKGGRPFLKYVMFEIDIKNITSVFRMRAQGGDNAAQQNIWIPGGSFKPEELERLSSVESTDEVVDSLKKKIKVTVLLDALESLREKKPIYSIESTLIAAQLNQMDKVSKRNPFSISPLLVYLERKKYEVSNLRAIARGKEAGLDAETLEKYLVM comes from the coding sequence ATGACTGAGGTAATGAGCGGAACTGCTCCCTATATCTATGTTTCAACCCGCATGCGGGTCCGCAAAGCGAAGCTCATCCCGCGGGAAGAATATCTTCGCATGCTGAACATGGGTCTCACTGAGTTCACCAGACTCATTGAGGAGATGGAGTACAAACGCGAAATCGATGAACTTTCAGCATCCTTTAAAGGTGTCGACCTCATCGAAAACGCCATGTCCTGGAACCTTGCAAAGGAGTATCAGCGTGTGATCGCTCTGGCTCCTGGAGAGATGAAAGGATTTACCCGTGATTACCTGCATAAGTGGGATATCCAGAACATTCTGAGTATCCTGCGAGGTAAAGAACTCGGATTTTCCGACGGGAAGATCCGTGCAGTACTTGTCCCGGCCGGTGCACTCGATGCATCGACGCTGGACCGGCTTGTCGCCGAGTCATCGGTTGAACGTATCGTTGAACAGCTGCCCGTAAAGCAGATGTCGGCGATCCTCAGCGAAGGACTCAGCGAGGCGATCGAGACCCATTCCTTTGGGAAGATCGAGAACGAGCTGTATAAGTACTATTATGCAACGCTGATCAAAGCAGCACGTGGCGGTATGAAGGGCGGACGTCCGTTCCTGAAATATGTCATGTTCGAAATCGACATCAAAAACATCACCAGTGTTTTCAGAATGCGTGCACAGGGTGGCGACAACGCAGCCCAGCAGAACATCTGGATCCCCGGCGGTTCATTCAAACCTGAAGAGCTCGAAAGACTCAGCAGTGTTGAAAGCACCGATGAAGTGGTCGATTCGCTGAAAAAGAAGATCAAAGTCACCGTGCTCCTTGATGCACTTGAATCTCTGCGTGAGAAGAAACCGATTTATTCGATCGAAAGCACCCTGATTGCAGCCCAGCTCAATCAGATGGACAAAGTATCGAAACGCAATCCGTTCTCAATCTCGCCACTTCTCGTGTATCTCGAAAGAAAGAAGTATGAAGTATCCAATCTCCGTGCCATTGCCCGTGGAAAAGAAGCAGGCTTGGACGCGGAGACGCTCGAAAAGTACCTGGTGATGTAA
- a CDS encoding V-type ATP synthase subunit F: MEIAVIGNKEFVLGFQLAGIKKTYSAENPEKLAETITKVLDDTNVGILVLQSTDLEQIPRRLQVIIENSVKPTIVTIGGQEAGLSLRERIKRSVGVDLWK, encoded by the coding sequence ATGGAAATCGCAGTAATTGGAAATAAGGAGTTCGTCTTGGGATTCCAGCTCGCTGGCATCAAAAAGACCTACTCTGCAGAAAATCCCGAAAAACTTGCCGAGACCATTACGAAGGTACTTGACGACACGAATGTGGGCATACTTGTGCTGCAGAGCACTGACCTTGAACAGATCCCGCGTCGCCTGCAGGTAATCATTGAAAATTCTGTCAAACCGACCATCGTTACAATCGGCGGGCAGGAGGCAGGTCTCTCCCTGAGGGAGCGTATAAAACGTTCGGTGGGTGTTGATTTGTGGAAGTAA
- a CDS encoding V-type ATP synthase subunit A, producing MEVNSKPGILKRIAGPVVTAVDLDAHMYDVVKVGNEELMGEVIKIDGADTVIQVYESTTGIRPGEPVINTGLSLAVELGPGLLTSIYDGIQRPLEVLIQKMGNFIARGVTAPGLDHEKKWTFKPVVHVGDTVVPGQIVGEVQETRSIVHKIMVPPLAKGGKVTKINAGDFTVDEIVIELDSGESFPMMQKWPVRVPRPYVEKHSPSIPLLTGQRILDGLFPIAKGGTAAIPGPFGSGKTVTQQQLAKWSDAEIVVYIGCGERGNEMTEVLTEFPELQDPKTGNSLMERTILIANTSNMPVAAREASVYTGITLAEYFRDMGYDVALMADSTSRWAEAMREICSRLEEMPGEEGYPAYLSSRLSEFYERAGLVEPLAGGSGSVSVIGAVSPAGGDFSEPVTQNTLRIVKVFWALDANLSRRRHFPAINWLQSYSLYMAQLNDYYDEKVSPDWNKLRSWFMEVLQKEAELQEIVQLVGSDALPETEQITIEVARMMRELFLQQNGFDPVDTYCDLPKQLDMFKMIRTYADLAYAAQAAGVPPSQILAVKAKNEMPQVKFTKDYKPVLDKIYAGMEAEFKALRA from the coding sequence GTGGAAGTAAATAGCAAACCAGGAATACTCAAAAGAATTGCAGGACCTGTGGTCACTGCAGTTGATCTTGATGCACACATGTATGATGTGGTCAAGGTCGGAAACGAGGAACTGATGGGAGAGGTCATCAAGATCGACGGTGCAGACACCGTTATTCAGGTCTATGAATCTACCACGGGCATTCGCCCGGGTGAGCCCGTCATAAACACCGGTCTTTCGCTCGCAGTCGAGCTTGGTCCGGGTCTCTTGACCAGTATCTACGACGGTATCCAGCGTCCGCTCGAAGTGCTTATCCAGAAGATGGGTAACTTCATTGCACGCGGTGTTACCGCACCGGGACTGGACCACGAGAAGAAATGGACCTTCAAACCGGTCGTTCACGTCGGAGACACCGTTGTCCCCGGACAGATCGTCGGTGAAGTTCAGGAAACACGCAGTATCGTGCACAAGATCATGGTCCCGCCACTCGCAAAGGGCGGCAAGGTCACCAAGATCAATGCAGGAGACTTCACCGTTGATGAGATCGTCATCGAACTCGACTCCGGCGAATCCTTCCCGATGATGCAGAAATGGCCGGTCCGTGTCCCGCGTCCGTACGTGGAAAAACACAGCCCGAGCATCCCCCTCCTGACCGGACAGAGAATCCTTGACGGACTCTTCCCGATCGCAAAAGGCGGAACAGCAGCTATCCCCGGACCGTTCGGATCCGGAAAGACCGTTACCCAGCAGCAGCTGGCAAAATGGTCCGACGCAGAAATCGTGGTCTACATCGGCTGCGGTGAACGCGGAAACGAGATGACCGAAGTTCTGACCGAGTTCCCCGAACTCCAGGACCCGAAAACTGGAAACTCTCTCATGGAGAGAACGATTCTCATCGCAAACACTTCCAACATGCCTGTGGCAGCCCGTGAAGCATCCGTGTACACCGGTATTACTCTTGCAGAGTACTTCCGTGACATGGGCTATGACGTTGCATTAATGGCAGATTCCACCTCCCGGTGGGCAGAAGCAATGCGTGAAATCTGTTCACGTCTTGAAGAGATGCCCGGAGAAGAAGGTTATCCGGCATACCTGTCCTCCAGACTCTCCGAGTTCTACGAGCGTGCAGGACTTGTCGAGCCTCTCGCAGGTGGATCAGGCTCTGTTTCCGTTATCGGCGCAGTTTCTCCTGCCGGCGGAGATTTCTCCGAACCGGTCACGCAGAACACGCTTCGTATCGTCAAAGTCTTCTGGGCACTCGATGCAAACCTCTCCCGCCGTCGCCACTTCCCGGCAATCAACTGGCTGCAGTCCTACTCTCTGTACATGGCTCAGCTGAACGATTACTACGACGAGAAGGTCTCCCCCGACTGGAACAAGCTCCGGTCCTGGTTCATGGAAGTTCTTCAGAAGGAAGCCGAACTGCAGGAAATCGTGCAGCTCGTCGGATCCGACGCACTGCCGGAGACCGAACAGATCACCATCGAAGTCGCCAGAATGATGCGGGAACTTTTCCTGCAGCAGAACGGTTTCGACCCGGTCGACACCTACTGCGATCTGCCAAAGCAGCTTGACATGTTCAAGATGATCAGAACCTACGCAGACCTTGCATACGCCGCACAGGCAGCAGGCGTCCCGCCGTCGCAGATCCTTGCAGTCAAAGCAAAGAACGAAATGCCGCAGGTCAAATTCACCAAGGACTACAAACCGGTTCTTGACAAGATCTACGCAGGCATGGAAGCAGAATTCAAGGCACTGAGGGCATAA
- a CDS encoding V-type ATP synthase subunit B encodes MKEYKTVSKVAGPLLFVEKTEPVSYEEQVSLVLADGTMKRGQVLDTSEDLVVVQCFETTTGLGRDTGVRFLGETFKMPVSKTMLGRILSGGGKPIDGGPAIVPDKRLDINGAAINPYARGTPRDFIQTGISTIDGTNTLVRGQKLPIFSSAGLPHNEIALQIARQAKVPGSSDEFAVVFAAMGITREEANYFMADFERTGALERAVVFLNLADDPAVERTVTPRLALTTAEYLAYELGYHVLVILTDMTNYCEALRQIGAAREEVPGRRGYPGYMYTDLASIYERAGIIKGLKGSVTQIPILTMPGDDITHPIPDLTGYITEGQIVISPELHRKGIYPPINVLPSLSRLMNLGIGKGMTREDHKKVSDMMYSGYAEGVDLRGLVAIVGKDALSERDQKFLEFADAFEDKFVRQGSDEDRTIAQTLDVGWGMFTQLPESELEKRIDRDLIKTYHPNYRK; translated from the coding sequence ATGAAAGAATATAAGACAGTCTCTAAAGTTGCCGGACCACTGCTTTTCGTCGAAAAGACCGAGCCAGTCAGCTACGAAGAGCAGGTCAGCCTTGTTCTTGCCGACGGCACGATGAAACGCGGACAGGTCCTCGATACCTCCGAAGATCTCGTCGTCGTACAGTGTTTCGAGACCACTACCGGTCTTGGACGCGACACCGGTGTCCGTTTCCTTGGTGAAACCTTCAAGATGCCGGTCTCAAAGACCATGCTCGGACGTATCCTCTCCGGCGGTGGAAAACCCATCGACGGCGGACCGGCTATCGTCCCCGACAAGCGTCTCGACATCAACGGAGCAGCTATCAACCCGTATGCACGCGGAACGCCGAGAGATTTCATCCAGACCGGTATCTCCACCATCGACGGAACCAACACCCTCGTTCGTGGTCAGAAGCTTCCGATCTTCTCGTCTGCCGGTTTACCGCACAACGAGATCGCACTTCAGATCGCCCGTCAGGCAAAAGTGCCCGGATCATCCGACGAATTCGCCGTAGTTTTCGCTGCAATGGGTATCACCCGTGAAGAAGCAAACTACTTCATGGCAGACTTCGAGAGAACCGGTGCACTCGAGCGTGCAGTCGTTTTCCTGAACCTCGCTGACGACCCCGCCGTCGAGCGTACGGTCACGCCGCGTCTCGCACTCACCACTGCCGAGTACCTTGCATACGAGCTTGGTTACCACGTGCTGGTTATCTTAACCGATATGACGAACTACTGTGAAGCACTTCGTCAGATCGGTGCTGCCCGTGAAGAAGTTCCGGGTCGCCGCGGATATCCGGGTTACATGTATACCGATCTTGCATCCATCTACGAGCGTGCAGGTATCATCAAGGGCCTGAAAGGATCCGTTACCCAGATTCCAATCCTTACCATGCCCGGTGACGATATCACCCACCCGATCCCCGATCTTACCGGATACATCACGGAAGGTCAGATCGTTATTTCCCCGGAGTTACACCGTAAGGGTATCTATCCGCCGATCAACGTTCTGCCGTCTTTGTCCCGTCTGATGAACCTCGGTATCGGAAAGGGCATGACCCGTGAGGACCACAAGAAGGTCTCCGATATGATGTACTCCGGTTACGCAGAAGGTGTCGATCTCCGCGGCTTAGTGGCCATTGTCGGAAAAGACGCACTTTCAGAGCGTGACCAGAAGTTCTTAGAGTTCGCCGATGCATTCGAAGACAAGTTCGTTCGTCAGGGATCCGACGAGGACAGAACCATCGCCCAGACGCTTGACGTCGGATGGGGTATGTTCACCCAGCTCCCGGAGAGCGAACTTGAGAAGCGTATCGACCGTGACCTCATTAAGACCTATCACCCGAACTACAGGAAGTGA
- a CDS encoding V-type ATP synthase subunit D, whose protein sequence is MALNVKPTRSELIALKKRIKLSERGYKLLKMKRDGLILEFFKVLAEAKDLKNQLAEKYERAQRMIAIAETVDGSIGVKSAAFSASENPVIDLKSKNIMGVVVPKIESQSVKKSLTNRGYGVLGTSAAIDEAADAFEELVECIILSAELETTMKRLLDEIESTKRRVNALEFKVIPELIEARNFIKMRLDEMEREELFRMKRTKGKSAAKAAKLSAAHAAE, encoded by the coding sequence ATGGCGCTGAACGTGAAGCCTACCAGATCCGAACTGATCGCCCTCAAAAAGCGTATCAAGCTCTCGGAGCGTGGGTATAAGCTTCTGAAAATGAAGCGCGACGGACTTATCCTTGAATTCTTCAAGGTGTTAGCGGAAGCTAAAGATCTCAAAAATCAACTTGCCGAAAAGTACGAACGTGCACAGAGAATGATTGCGATCGCAGAAACTGTGGACGGAAGTATCGGTGTGAAGTCAGCGGCGTTTTCAGCATCTGAAAACCCGGTGATCGACCTGAAAAGCAAGAACATTATGGGAGTTGTTGTACCAAAGATCGAGTCCCAGAGTGTGAAGAAGTCTCTCACGAACCGCGGTTACGGCGTTCTTGGAACGTCCGCCGCGATCGATGAGGCTGCCGACGCATTCGAGGAGTTAGTAGAGTGTATCATCCTCTCCGCTGAACTGGAGACGACTATGAAGCGCCTCTTAGACGAGATCGAAAGTACAAAGCGCCGTGTGAATGCCCTGGAATTCAAGGTTATTCCGGAGTTGATCGAAGCCCGTAACTTTATCAAGATGCGGCTCGATGAAATGGAACGCGAAGAATTGTTCCGTATGAAAAGAACAAAGGGTAAGTCTGCCGCAAAGGCCGCAAAACTCTCCGCTGCACACGCAGCAGAATAA
- a CDS encoding MBL fold metallo-hydrolase, translating to MNTQFPADKADKIAEMFSFTDDEKQSFCNTANAILQTHEDEDPNKIITAVCEYADLIAKSKGAGYTPKIARQKIGDVLLTSIEPPCGSNTYILETKEGFLVIDSGFPCYAEDLKRTVLSLYPDFGKQKTEHIITHIDMDHMGAMDLFDCVYLNAASLENFTREKAGVANYRVKNPSRAPFYDMVVMLTGYKTPYLENVTLLDSVKPDPTLPLSYIGDLKTAGLTFSVYEDFGGHVEGSMLFLENEIGLIFTGDILINPDGFTPEQLKVNRYPAILAGGSVNEDSKKAAAERFAAYDMMQGRRWMICPGHGNVFQL from the coding sequence ATGAATACCCAGTTCCCCGCCGATAAAGCCGATAAAATAGCGGAAATGTTTTCATTTACCGATGATGAAAAACAATCGTTTTGCAATACGGCAAACGCAATTCTTCAGACCCACGAGGACGAGGATCCGAATAAAATAATCACCGCCGTCTGCGAATATGCCGATCTCATAGCCAAAAGCAAAGGAGCCGGCTACACCCCGAAAATCGCCCGGCAGAAGATCGGGGACGTTCTTCTAACAAGCATCGAACCGCCGTGCGGGAGCAACACCTATATCCTGGAAACAAAGGAAGGGTTTCTCGTGATCGACAGCGGATTTCCCTGCTATGCCGAAGATCTGAAACGGACGGTCCTCTCGCTCTATCCAGATTTTGGAAAGCAGAAGACCGAGCATATTATCACCCACATCGATATGGATCATATGGGGGCGATGGATCTGTTCGACTGCGTATATCTGAATGCGGCGAGTCTGGAAAATTTCACTCGGGAAAAAGCCGGGGTCGCGAACTACCGGGTCAAGAATCCGAGCCGTGCCCCGTTCTATGATATGGTGGTGATGCTTACCGGCTATAAAACCCCGTATTTGGAAAACGTCACTCTCTTAGACAGTGTGAAACCCGATCCGACACTTCCTCTCTCATATATCGGCGATCTGAAAACCGCAGGCCTCACCTTTTCGGTGTATGAAGACTTCGGCGGCCATGTGGAAGGGTCGATGCTCTTCCTCGAAAACGAGATCGGACTCATTTTTACCGGCGATATCCTGATCAATCCAGACGGCTTCACGCCCGAGCAGCTGAAAGTCAACCGCTACCCGGCGATCCTTGCAGGCGGAAGCGTGAACGAGGATTCAAAGAAAGCTGCCGCAGAGCGGTTTGCGGCGTATGACATGATGCAGGGAAGACGATGGATGATCTGTCCCGGGCACGGGAACGTTTTCCAGCTGTAA
- a CDS encoding 30S ribosomal protein S17e has product MGIKPSYIKSMGTALLEQHGNSFNGNFDDNKKVVAEITTIESKMIRNRVAGYVTRKVNTTPARR; this is encoded by the coding sequence ATGGGAATCAAGCCAAGTTATATCAAATCAATGGGCACCGCCCTTCTCGAACAGCACGGAAACAGTTTCAACGGCAACTTTGACGACAACAAGAAAGTTGTTGCTGAAATCACCACGATTGAAAGCAAAATGATCCGCAACCGTGTCGCAGGATACGTTACCCGCAAGGTCAACACCACTCCCGCACGCCGGTAA
- a CDS encoding thiamine-phosphate synthase family protein, with product MGAGAQSAVLRDLQKAHGKLQDVSRYIIPRDDLAIAYATADAVDKKGVAIARGSSVGFGVDEPIVKTLLTVRRFDPTIRSAACIRYEDDILATAVETLRDVEVYDPEKFPAGISTMDWGIASVCRKGVPLAIANPESSRGPGRICLLGTTPEEVANRILIISQRLTYIDI from the coding sequence ATGGGTGCCGGAGCACAGTCGGCGGTTCTCCGCGATCTGCAGAAGGCTCACGGCAAACTGCAGGATGTCTCGCGCTATATCATTCCGCGGGACGATCTGGCGATCGCCTATGCGACCGCCGACGCCGTCGACAAGAAAGGCGTCGCCATCGCCAGAGGTTCGAGCGTCGGGTTCGGCGTCGATGAACCGATCGTCAAGACCCTTCTTACCGTCCGGCGTTTCGATCCCACCATTCGCTCGGCGGCATGCATACGCTATGAGGATGACATTCTCGCAACGGCCGTAGAAACTCTTCGGGACGTCGAGGTCTATGACCCGGAAAAGTTCCCGGCCGGTATCTCGACCATGGACTGGGGGATCGCTTCGGTATGCAGAAAAGGCGTGCCGCTTGCCATAGCCAATCCCGAATCTTCCCGCGGACCGGGCAGGATATGCCTCCTTGGAACCACTCCTGAGGAGGTAGCAAACAGAATACTTATCATATCTCAACGTCTTACATATATAGACATCTGA
- a CDS encoding HDIG domain-containing metalloprotein: protein MEKTEALTLLKQHVATPSLVGHCISTAAVMKGLATELGQDAVLWETIGILHDIDFEEIDEDMEKHGLAGYEILRAAGVGDEIALPIKRHNHMIFGTDYTTPVEICLQVADSVSGLIVACAYVKGGNISDVTLKTVTKKYKTPSFAAGCDRTRIALGDALVPRERMYEIAISEITAVKDELGLN, encoded by the coding sequence ATGGAAAAAACAGAGGCACTCACGCTTCTCAAACAACATGTAGCCACTCCCTCGCTTGTCGGTCACTGTATCTCGACCGCCGCCGTCATGAAGGGTCTGGCGACTGAGTTGGGACAAGATGCTGTCCTTTGGGAAACGATCGGCATCCTTCACGACATCGACTTCGAGGAGATCGACGAGGATATGGAAAAGCACGGACTTGCCGGATACGAGATCCTTCGTGCGGCAGGTGTCGGCGACGAGATCGCTCTTCCAATCAAACGCCACAATCACATGATATTCGGTACCGACTATACGACCCCTGTGGAGATCTGTCTCCAGGTCGCCGACAGTGTGTCTGGACTGATCGTCGCCTGTGCGTATGTCAAGGGAGGAAACATATCCGATGTGACGTTGAAGACGGTCACGAAGAAGTACAAGACCCCTTCGTTCGCCGCAGGATGCGACCGGACAAGGATCGCTCTTGGCGACGCTCTCGTCCCGAGGGAACGAATGTATGAGATCGCTATTTCCGAGATCACTGCGGTAAAAGACGAACTGGGGCTGAACTGA
- a CDS encoding class I adenylate-forming enzyme family protein: protein MNARIYRNDSITKLEYTNETKRSLYTMLTYGGTHAGPQAIAIQYYNNYISYRSLMEQVHACAAGLMQHGVKKGDFVTIFLPNIPQSVIATYAVNRIGAVCNLVHPLSTKDELRYAVELTESRIVLTFEINEEHCSGLDVEVIRCKTPTYFPAGIKGWVMKTVYNRSVRHAKQTTGRSSEWDALLEEGREFLKTASLPPHDVRAEDTAVIMYTGGTTGPSKGVMLSNTSANYLATQLLYDYVDGKPHIGDGFLAVLPIFHAFGLTVCIHTPLSSGMRVALCPRFDAKECAKFIVEEKMAFLCGVPAMYERMYPHLKGKDLSCVKHLVCGGDRVSPELAYRYNDILGKEKGGAEFRPGYGLTEAGGACVITGVHYSTLKEGGVGVPLAGTEICVVAPGTTDVLPNTEEGELCMIGPAIMTGYYKNPEETAAVLRMHDDGRIWLHTGDIVSIGEGNNINFRCRYKRLVKVNGYNVYPLMIEAVMEKCPIISQSCAMGIPWKTDTRIKLYVTLKEKMDPEAAIKDIIAFAKANLNHWSVPVSISILEAMPLTKMNKTDYKALEKQE, encoded by the coding sequence ATGAACGCCCGCATATACAGAAATGATTCCATCACCAAACTTGAGTATACAAATGAGACAAAAAGGTCTCTTTACACGATGCTCACATACGGTGGAACCCATGCAGGACCCCAAGCAATCGCCATACAGTATTATAATAATTACATATCATACCGCAGTCTGATGGAGCAGGTACATGCCTGTGCTGCCGGACTCATGCAGCACGGTGTGAAAAAAGGCGATTTCGTCACCATTTTTCTGCCGAATATCCCGCAAAGCGTTATCGCCACATATGCCGTCAACCGGATCGGCGCCGTCTGCAATCTCGTGCACCCGCTTTCAACGAAAGATGAACTCCGATACGCGGTGGAACTCACCGAATCCCGGATCGTTCTGACGTTTGAGATCAACGAAGAACACTGCAGTGGTCTCGACGTCGAGGTCATCCGCTGTAAAACGCCCACCTACTTCCCCGCAGGCATCAAAGGCTGGGTCATGAAGACGGTCTACAACCGTTCGGTTCGTCACGCCAAACAGACGACCGGCAGATCCTCTGAATGGGACGCTCTTCTCGAAGAAGGACGCGAATTTTTGAAGACCGCGTCCCTTCCCCCGCACGATGTCAGGGCTGAGGATACTGCCGTCATCATGTACACCGGCGGCACGACCGGCCCCTCGAAAGGCGTGATGCTTTCAAACACCTCGGCCAATTATCTGGCGACCCAGCTTCTCTATGACTATGTAGACGGCAAACCGCATATCGGAGACGGGTTCCTTGCCGTGCTGCCGATCTTCCATGCGTTTGGTCTGACCGTCTGCATCCACACGCCGCTCTCGTCAGGGATGCGGGTCGCTCTTTGTCCGCGGTTCGATGCGAAGGAGTGCGCAAAGTTCATCGTAGAAGAGAAGATGGCGTTTCTCTGTGGCGTTCCTGCGATGTACGAGCGGATGTATCCGCATCTCAAAGGAAAGGATCTCTCCTGCGTCAAACATCTGGTGTGCGGCGGGGACCGGGTAAGCCCCGAGCTTGCCTACAGGTATAACGACATACTCGGAAAAGAAAAAGGCGGAGCAGAGTTCCGTCCGGGCTACGGTCTGACCGAAGCCGGCGGGGCCTGTGTTATCACCGGCGTGCATTACTCCACGTTAAAGGAAGGGGGCGTGGGTGTCCCTCTTGCCGGAACGGAGATATGCGTTGTCGCTCCCGGAACGACTGACGTCCTGCCTAACACCGAGGAAGGAGAACTGTGTATGATCGGTCCGGCAATCATGACCGGCTACTACAAAAATCCTGAAGAGACCGCCGCCGTTCTCCGCATGCATGACGACGGCCGCATCTGGCTCCACACCGGGGATATCGTCTCGATCGGGGAAGGGAACAACATCAATTTCCGGTGCAGATACAAGCGGCTCGTCAAAGTCAACGGATACAATGTCTATCCTCTCATGATCGAGGCCGTCATGGAAAAGTGCCCGATCATCTCCCAGTCGTGCGCAATGGGTATTCCCTGGAAGACGGATACGCGGATCAAACTCTATGTAACGCTGAAGGAGAAGATGGACCCCGAGGCCGCGATAAAAGACATTATCGCCTTTGCCAAAGCGAATCTGAATCACTGGAGCGTTCCGGTTTCGATCTCGATTCTGGAAGCGATGCCCCTTACCAAAATGAATAAAACGGATTATAAAGCCCTGGAAAAGCAGGAATAG